A part of Hydrogenobacter sp. T-8 genomic DNA contains:
- the coxB gene encoding cytochrome c oxidase subunit II, producing MKEVLAYPANYWQTMYEIWLFIAVVIYLVVFIPGAYFLVKYRYKKGANEKAQHVHESKALEVLWTIIPTIVVIYLATQSFAFYRVQRTAPEGAMEIKVTAFMWGWEFEYPNGKKVFSFFNSVVNPETNAYLKPEEVNDMFKAYIPAGTPIKVLLTSRDVIHSFYVHPAKVTEDAVPGRITHMWFQINQPGEYWIFCREYCGTQHSKMAAVLKVVPKDQFEKWLKEGMQTSNFSDKQNL from the coding sequence ATGAAAGAAGTGCTTGCCTATCCTGCCAACTATTGGCAGACTATGTATGAAATATGGCTGTTTATAGCGGTGGTTATCTACCTTGTGGTTTTCATACCCGGAGCGTATTTTCTCGTTAAATACCGCTACAAAAAGGGTGCTAACGAAAAGGCACAGCATGTGCATGAAAGCAAAGCTCTTGAAGTTCTCTGGACTATAATACCCACAATAGTTGTCATATACTTAGCGACGCAGAGCTTTGCCTTTTACAGGGTTCAAAGGACTGCTCCTGAGGGTGCTATGGAAATAAAGGTTACTGCTTTTATGTGGGGTTGGGAATTTGAGTATCCAAACGGTAAGAAGGTATTTTCCTTCTTCAACAGCGTGGTAAATCCAGAAACCAACGCTTACCTAAAGCCAGAAGAGGTAAACGATATGTTCAAGGCATATATACCTGCGGGAACACCCATAAAAGTGCTCCTAACCTCAAGGGATGTGATCCACTCCTTTTATGTTCATCCAGCAAAGGTAACTGAGGACGCTGTGCCTGGAAGGATAACCCATATGTGGTTCCAAATAAACCAACCTGGTGAATACTGGATCTTTTGTAGGGAATACTGTGGAACACAGCACTCAAAAATGGCAGCGGTGCTAAAGGTCGTTCCCAAAGACCAGTTTGAAAAGTGGCTTAAGGAAGGTATGCAAACAAGCAACTTTTCAGATAAACAAAACCTTTAA
- a CDS encoding ABC transporter permease, with protein MTHVLFVAFKLLFERKRQTLISVLGVSIGVSAFIVMSSLMLGFQNYFIQQVIDLEPHIRIKPREERQQIDPKALLLGEKPREKDRILGWQDILQGLEKNPEVLGVAPRLVSRGILKYGVKEKPATLLGIDPQREPRASIIERFLVHKNLHRLETNRTGVIIGVLVAKSLGIEDLGKKLLLVAPNGQTLLVTVEDFFESGITNIDDTRVYINIKTLQSLLEKQGEVNEIVIKIVDVNNAEKLSRKLQESIPYEVESWQRAYRNFLSIFKIQNIITYMIVFAILTVSAFGIFNIIMMTVLEKKRDIAILMAMGFLRRDILLIFMVDGFVIGILGAIIGSLLGFGIQEYLESVRLDVEGLIRTKGFVLDRSPIFYVYALVFSLFFSLLASLYPSYRASRLNPVDIFRSQ; from the coding sequence ATGACGCATGTCCTTTTTGTAGCCTTCAAACTCCTCTTTGAAAGGAAAAGACAGACGCTTATCTCCGTGCTGGGGGTTTCCATAGGCGTTTCCGCCTTTATAGTAATGAGCTCACTCATGCTCGGCTTTCAAAACTATTTTATACAGCAAGTAATAGACCTTGAGCCACATATAAGAATAAAACCAAGAGAAGAGCGTCAGCAGATAGACCCCAAAGCTCTTCTTCTTGGAGAAAAGCCAAGAGAAAAGGACAGAATACTGGGATGGCAGGATATATTGCAAGGATTAGAAAAGAACCCAGAGGTGCTTGGTGTAGCACCAAGACTTGTAAGTAGAGGCATCCTGAAGTATGGGGTAAAGGAAAAACCTGCAACCCTCTTGGGCATTGACCCACAAAGAGAGCCAAGGGCATCTATCATAGAAAGGTTTTTGGTGCATAAGAACCTACACAGACTTGAAACAAACAGAACAGGAGTTATTATAGGAGTGCTTGTAGCAAAGAGCCTTGGTATAGAAGACTTAGGCAAAAAACTTCTCTTAGTGGCACCCAACGGACAGACTCTTTTGGTTACAGTAGAGGACTTTTTTGAATCTGGCATTACCAACATAGATGACACGAGGGTATACATAAACATAAAGACCCTACAGAGCCTTTTGGAAAAGCAAGGGGAGGTCAACGAGATAGTGATAAAAATAGTAGATGTAAACAATGCGGAAAAACTTTCAAGGAAACTCCAAGAGTCTATACCCTACGAGGTAGAAAGCTGGCAGAGGGCATACAGGAACTTCCTAAGCATCTTCAAAATACAAAACATCATAACCTACATGATAGTCTTTGCCATACTGACTGTATCCGCTTTTGGTATCTTTAACATAATAATGATGACCGTTTTAGAGAAGAAAAGGGATATTGCCATTCTAATGGCTATGGGTTTTTTGAGGAGAGATATCCTTCTTATCTTTATGGTGGATGGCTTTGTGATAGGGATTCTTGGTGCTATAATTGGGTCTTTGTTGGGTTTTGGAATTCAGGAATACCTTGAGTCTGTAAGACTTGACGTAGAAGGTCTTATAAGGACAAAGGGCTTTGTGCTTGACAGAAGTCCCATTTTTTATGTGTATGCTTTGGTCTTTTCTCTCTTCTTTTCCCTTCTGGCAAGCCTATACCCATCCTATAGAGCAAGTAGACTAAACCCTGTGGACATCTTTAGAAGCCAATGA
- a CDS encoding cytochrome c oxidase subunit 3, with translation MAQHEVHHHLGEHEYSYWPLPVGLAVLLIPLTFIAFMVWQKPMLALIFGGVSLVLFVLGIAGWVHEFFSKGHEEGLGMPAMMFFIVSEVVIFGTMFAGFYMARATHADVWAQWVPKGMNLTIPVILTFILWASSATIAIAEKFFEKGKNGLSALFVFFTIILGSAFMVIHIMEWLHLWHEGFTLSSNMYGTGFYMLTGIHTSHIVVGLLTMLVGMFLLLTGKAGEHKGHTYIKAITMYWHFVDIMWLLVASSAYLIGSLA, from the coding sequence ATGGCACAGCACGAGGTGCACCACCATCTGGGAGAGCACGAGTATAGCTATTGGCCCCTGCCTGTAGGTCTTGCGGTCCTTCTTATCCCCCTTACCTTTATAGCCTTCATGGTTTGGCAAAAGCCCATGCTGGCTCTTATCTTTGGGGGTGTAAGTCTTGTCCTTTTTGTGCTTGGTATAGCTGGCTGGGTTCATGAGTTCTTCTCCAAGGGTCATGAAGAAGGGCTTGGTATGCCCGCCATGATGTTTTTCATAGTGTCTGAAGTGGTCATATTTGGAACTATGTTTGCCGGTTTCTACATGGCAAGAGCGACCCATGCGGATGTCTGGGCCCAGTGGGTTCCAAAAGGCATGAACTTAACAATACCTGTCATACTTACCTTCATCCTTTGGGCTTCCAGTGCTACGATAGCTATAGCGGAGAAGTTCTTTGAGAAGGGTAAGAATGGACTGTCCGCTCTTTTTGTCTTCTTCACTATAATTCTTGGCTCCGCCTTTATGGTTATACACATTATGGAGTGGCTACATCTGTGGCACGAGGGCTTTACCCTCAGCTCAAACATGTACGGCACTGGCTTTTACATGCTAACAGGCATACACACTTCTCACATAGTTGTTGGTCTACTTACCATGCTGGTAGGCATGTTTCTCCTTCTTACGGGTAAGGCTGGTGAGCATAAGGGACACACTTATATCAAAGCCATAACCATGTATTGGCACTTTGTGGATATTATGTGGCTTCTCGTGGCAAGCAGTGCATACCTGATAGGTAGCCTAGCATGA
- a CDS encoding TrkH family potassium uptake protein, whose translation MRGFEWTPHRILLFSYLGVILTGSLLLYLPLSTLRPISYLDALFTATSATTVTGLVVLDTQKDFTLFGKFIILLLIQLGGLGYMTFTTYFLIALRRKLGLRERLILAESFNYPGMHGLVRFVKRIIPIVFFIEFLGAFALFPSFLFRLKDPANAIFASIFHSISAFNNAGFSTFSENLMGFKGDLWVNMVISLLIVIGGIGFYTIYELILYKKGEVRRLSTHTKLVFLSSAVLIVFGFIVLLFDIWRFKGLSVEEKILASLFHSISARTAGFNTIDISKLSEASQFVLINLMFVGASPGGTGGGIKTITAVVVFLAVFSYIRGRPDVVVFGRRLIDAQVHRAMVVLSLAFAYNTFMATLLAELENIRLLPALFETVSAFSTVGLSLGNPKGLSLSADFSPLGKFLIILTMIAGRVGVLGFMLALVGKEKPSHVKLPETRLLL comes from the coding sequence ATGCGAGGTTTTGAGTGGACGCCTCACAGAATACTGCTCTTTTCCTACCTTGGAGTAATTCTCACTGGGTCTTTACTTCTTTATCTTCCGCTCTCCACTCTAAGACCAATAAGCTACCTTGATGCTCTCTTTACTGCAACTTCCGCTACAACAGTTACAGGGCTTGTGGTTTTGGACACACAGAAGGATTTTACCCTTTTTGGAAAGTTTATTATCCTTCTTCTCATACAGCTTGGTGGTCTGGGTTATATGACCTTTACCACTTACTTCCTTATAGCCCTAAGAAGGAAATTGGGTCTGAGGGAGAGGCTTATACTGGCTGAGTCCTTTAACTATCCGGGTATGCACGGGCTTGTAAGGTTTGTAAAGAGGATAATTCCTATAGTTTTCTTCATTGAGTTCCTTGGTGCTTTTGCCTTGTTTCCTTCTTTTCTCTTTAGGTTAAAAGACCCTGCTAACGCCATCTTTGCAAGCATCTTTCATTCCATTTCCGCTTTCAACAACGCTGGCTTTTCCACTTTCTCAGAAAACCTTATGGGCTTTAAGGGAGACTTATGGGTCAATATGGTAATAAGCCTTCTTATAGTAATTGGGGGCATAGGCTTTTATACTATCTATGAGCTAATACTTTACAAAAAGGGAGAGGTTAGGAGGCTTTCCACACACACAAAGCTCGTCTTTTTATCCTCCGCAGTGCTTATAGTTTTTGGGTTTATCGTGCTCCTTTTTGATATATGGAGGTTTAAAGGTTTATCTGTGGAGGAGAAAATATTGGCAAGCTTGTTTCACAGTATATCCGCAAGGACCGCAGGCTTTAACACCATAGACATAAGCAAACTGTCGGAAGCTTCTCAGTTTGTGCTTATAAACTTAATGTTCGTGGGTGCATCGCCGGGTGGAACAGGAGGTGGCATAAAGACCATAACCGCAGTGGTTGTATTTCTTGCTGTTTTCTCTTACATTAGAGGCAGACCAGATGTGGTAGTCTTTGGCAGGAGGCTTATAGATGCACAGGTTCACAGGGCGATGGTAGTGCTCAGTCTTGCCTTTGCTTACAACACCTTCATGGCAACACTTTTGGCTGAGCTTGAAAACATAAGACTTCTCCCAGCTCTCTTTGAGACGGTTTCCGCCTTCTCCACCGTTGGGCTTTCCCTTGGTAATCCCAAGGGACTTAGCCTTTCTGCGGACTTTTCACCGCTTGGTAAATTCCTTATAATTCTAACCATGATAGCAGGAAGGGTGGGTGTGCTTGGCTTTATGCTGGCGTTAGTGGGTAAGGAAAAGCCAAGTCATGTGAAACTTCCCGAGACGAGGCTCTTGCTATGA
- a CDS encoding cytochrome c oxidase subunit I, which yields MAAVSYRPYFSAGLKEWIFTTDHKKIGIMYGVTSLVFFLIAGLSALAIRMELFQPGLQYMSEDTYNQALTVHGVLMQFWWAVAIWSSFGNYLLPLMIGARDVAFPRLNALSYWFFFAASVLALITLLPGNHIRMMWTGYPPFSLNDNAGPVAFYALIIHLLGASSLASAINLVVTNLTMRAPGITLKKMNLFLHSFLAMNVIQILGVPALAGAVTMLLMDKYFHTAFFDPTRGGDPLLYQNLFWFYSHPVVYVMILPAFGLISEMIATFSRREIFGRTSMIIAIWGIAILGFMVWIHHMFTSGVPDWIRIIFSYTTVLIGVPTGIKIFNWIFTLYKGSVRFTTPMLYTLSAIFMFLIGGLTGIPLGLPAFDIAVHDSHFVVAHFHYVLGMALTLAAFGGFHYWYPKYTGRMYSEFWAKIALVLIMIGSNLFYFLQFIVGLEGMPRRYADYPAIESWIRLHELQTIGAMILGFGVFIALANLILSTKFGKKAEDNPWQSPSLEWLVPSPPPPHNFDKTPHMPEDWDPYNYEWLEKQHKKQ from the coding sequence ATGGCAGCGGTAAGCTACAGACCGTATTTCAGTGCGGGTCTGAAAGAGTGGATATTCACCACAGACCACAAAAAGATAGGCATCATGTATGGAGTGACCAGCCTCGTGTTCTTCCTTATAGCTGGTCTGTCTGCACTTGCTATAAGGATGGAGCTTTTTCAGCCTGGGCTTCAGTATATGAGTGAAGATACTTACAATCAGGCTCTTACAGTGCATGGAGTCCTCATGCAATTTTGGTGGGCGGTTGCCATATGGAGTTCCTTTGGAAACTATCTTCTGCCTTTGATGATAGGGGCAAGGGATGTGGCTTTTCCAAGACTGAATGCCCTTAGCTATTGGTTTTTCTTTGCTGCAAGCGTTTTAGCCCTTATAACACTCCTTCCTGGCAATCACATAAGAATGATGTGGACAGGCTATCCTCCCTTTTCTCTGAACGATAATGCCGGACCTGTTGCCTTCTATGCCCTTATAATCCACCTTCTTGGTGCTTCTTCTTTGGCAAGTGCAATAAACCTGGTGGTAACAAATCTTACAATGAGGGCACCGGGTATAACCCTTAAGAAAATGAACCTCTTTTTGCACTCCTTCCTTGCAATGAATGTCATTCAGATACTGGGTGTGCCAGCCCTTGCGGGTGCGGTAACTATGCTCCTTATGGATAAATATTTCCACACAGCCTTCTTTGACCCCACAAGAGGTGGAGACCCACTTCTGTATCAAAACCTTTTCTGGTTTTACTCTCACCCCGTTGTCTACGTTATGATACTGCCTGCCTTCGGTCTTATATCTGAGATGATAGCTACCTTTTCAAGGAGGGAGATATTTGGAAGGACCTCTATGATAATAGCCATATGGGGCATTGCAATCCTTGGCTTTATGGTCTGGATACATCATATGTTTACCAGCGGTGTGCCAGACTGGATAAGGATAATCTTTTCCTACACCACAGTTCTTATAGGCGTTCCAACAGGTATAAAGATATTTAACTGGATATTTACTCTCTACAAGGGTTCTGTCAGATTTACAACACCCATGTTATACACCCTTTCCGCCATATTCATGTTCCTCATAGGTGGTCTTACTGGTATACCTCTTGGTCTTCCTGCTTTTGATATTGCGGTTCATGACTCTCACTTTGTTGTAGCTCACTTTCATTATGTGCTTGGTATGGCTCTTACCCTCGCAGCCTTTGGTGGCTTCCACTATTGGTATCCCAAGTATACGGGTAGGATGTATAGTGAGTTCTGGGCAAAGATTGCTCTCGTGCTTATAATGATAGGTTCAAACCTTTTCTATTTCCTTCAGTTTATAGTAGGTCTTGAGGGTATGCCAAGAAGGTATGCGGACTACCCTGCAATAGAGAGCTGGATTAGGCTTCATGAACTTCAAACCATAGGTGCTATGATACTTGGCTTTGGTGTCTTTATAGCTCTTGCAAACCTCATACTTTCCACTAAGTTTGGCAAAAAGGCAGAAGACAATCCCTGGCAGTCCCCATCTCTCGAGTGGCTTGTTCCTTCACCACCACCACCACACAACTTTGACAAGACTCCTCATATGCCAGAAGACTGGGACCCATACAACTACGAGTGGCTTGAAAAACAGCATAAGAAACAGTAA
- a CDS encoding SCO family protein translates to MIVLSTLFAREPYEYGRYTSYYGEQDVSVVKIQEDLFIGKEVADVRVKTLSGEVRLKEFIKGKPTALLFAYYTCDTVCPITAENLYKLSKNLPKDYRYVVLSFDERDNLNTMKEFMQKNFRTTNLPDNWLVGILSKEDIRAITQSVGYKFYFIDRDKIFIHPNVTVFLSPEGRVMRYLYGAFLRDKDISLAFVDAQREKPSINNIVDLAILACYRYDHARSRYVIDPTLIFAGIGILGVIGTFTLAYFYSRNRKEVHP, encoded by the coding sequence ATGATAGTTCTTTCCACACTTTTTGCAAGAGAGCCTTACGAATACGGTAGATACACAAGCTATTATGGAGAGCAGGACGTTAGCGTGGTAAAAATTCAAGAGGACCTGTTCATCGGTAAAGAAGTTGCGGATGTTAGGGTAAAAACCCTGAGCGGTGAGGTCAGGCTTAAGGAATTTATAAAGGGCAAACCTACTGCCCTGCTCTTTGCATACTATACTTGCGATACTGTCTGCCCTATAACTGCAGAAAACCTCTACAAGCTATCAAAAAATCTCCCCAAAGACTACAGGTATGTGGTTCTCTCCTTTGACGAGAGGGATAACCTTAACACTATGAAGGAGTTTATGCAAAAGAACTTCCGCACGACTAATTTGCCCGATAACTGGCTTGTGGGAATTCTCTCCAAGGAAGACATAAGAGCAATAACCCAATCCGTGGGATACAAGTTTTACTTCATAGATAGAGATAAGATATTCATCCACCCCAATGTGACTGTGTTCCTTTCCCCAGAGGGCAGGGTAATGAGATATCTGTATGGTGCCTTCTTAAGGGATAAGGACATAAGCCTTGCCTTTGTAGATGCTCAGAGGGAAAAGCCTTCAATAAACAACATTGTAGACCTTGCTATACTTGCCTGTTATAGGTATGACCATGCAAGAAGCAGGTATGTGATAGACCCAACCCTAATATTTGCGGGCATTGGAATTCTTGGTGTTATAGGCACTTTTACTCTTGCATATTTTTACAGTAGAAATAGAAAGGAGGTGCACCCATGA
- a CDS encoding efflux RND transporter periplasmic adaptor subunit, whose protein sequence is MRRLFIALPFLLLAGLILFFAVKGNKENYAVVKEEEVKTLVYGSGYAKAENYVVVKAEVSGYIERLLVKEGDFVSKGQPLAIIDTKTIDASIKEVSERLNLVRERLKEGSAYLKSLENALESSKINMENNKRLLERRERLFSQGLIPKEVYEQSKTQYEVSQKEYERLKNTYQDAITSLRSEERVLLAERERLTKEREKYVIRSPIEGHVLKKFVNPGDYINHLSQENRLFSIGSKGWEVWLEVDEEYAGMLREGQRVILRVDAYPNERFEGKVFQVIREVDRNRKLITVKVQAELPENLPNGSTVDGQIEVERKRAILIPASVYQEGYVLLYDGMRRVKVPVKVGRRYGEYLEVIEGLRPGDKVIVP, encoded by the coding sequence ATGCGAAGGCTTTTTATAGCCCTCCCTTTTCTTCTTCTTGCAGGCTTAATACTTTTTTTTGCAGTAAAGGGGAACAAAGAAAACTACGCAGTTGTTAAAGAAGAGGAGGTTAAAACCCTCGTTTATGGCTCTGGCTATGCAAAGGCGGAAAACTATGTGGTGGTAAAGGCGGAAGTCTCTGGCTACATAGAAAGGCTCCTTGTAAAAGAGGGGGATTTTGTAAGCAAAGGACAGCCTCTTGCCATAATAGATACAAAAACCATAGACGCAAGTATAAAAGAGGTATCAGAAAGGCTAAATCTTGTGCGTGAAAGACTAAAAGAGGGGTCTGCCTATCTGAAAAGCCTTGAAAATGCCCTTGAGTCTTCAAAAATAAACATGGAAAACAACAAGAGGCTTCTTGAAAGGAGAGAAAGGCTCTTCTCACAAGGACTTATACCAAAAGAGGTATACGAGCAGAGCAAAACTCAGTATGAGGTAAGCCAAAAGGAATATGAAAGACTAAAAAACACTTATCAAGATGCCATAACTTCCCTCAGGTCCGAAGAGAGGGTGCTTTTGGCAGAGAGAGAAAGGTTAACAAAGGAAAGAGAAAAATATGTTATAAGAAGTCCCATAGAGGGGCATGTTCTCAAAAAGTTTGTAAACCCAGGCGATTATATAAACCATTTAAGTCAAGAAAACAGGCTTTTCTCAATAGGCTCAAAGGGTTGGGAGGTTTGGCTTGAGGTAGATGAAGAGTATGCAGGCATGCTAAGAGAAGGGCAAAGGGTTATCCTTAGGGTAGACGCCTACCCTAATGAGAGGTTTGAGGGGAAAGTCTTTCAAGTAATAAGAGAAGTGGACAGAAATAGAAAACTTATCACTGTGAAAGTCCAGGCGGAGCTACCTGAGAACCTTCCCAATGGCTCAACGGTGGATGGACAGATAGAAGTGGAGAGAAAAAGGGCAATCCTTATCCCAGCAAGTGTTTACCAAGAGGGCTATGTGCTTTTGTATGACGGCATGAGAAGGGTCAAAGTGCCTGTAAAGGTGGGGAGAAGATACGGAGAATACCTTGAGGTAATAGAAGGGCTAAGGCCCGGGGATAAGGTTATAGTGCCATGA
- a CDS encoding multiheme c-type cytochrome, which produces MTVLFILFAFISSCGEVFVEKDLLERPQAKRCSDCHAEIFKEWEKSRHAMAWKSEKFRLESEEYTKTKCLSCHAPHQVDPEIKPTLRVEFREDGVSCVACHFKEQTKAMHGPHKVWSPPHPSKQDINYAKSFFCAGCHQETYKEWHLTKVQKSCQDCHMPSIGNKRLVQKFPFEYFHTKKPRHDHSFPAGIAKPEDIQIELERAENLRLKITNVGVPHNLPTADQGDPKLYIIVDAELPNGESSRIVRVLSYQAKNALVYGIPTYIELPWREVESLKVSLQRRLSWKEEREKIKEVTFK; this is translated from the coding sequence ATGACAGTTCTTTTTATCCTCTTTGCCTTTATAAGCTCCTGTGGAGAGGTGTTTGTGGAAAAGGACTTGCTTGAAAGACCACAAGCGAAAAGGTGTTCCGACTGCCATGCGGAGATATTCAAAGAGTGGGAAAAGAGTAGACATGCTATGGCGTGGAAAAGTGAAAAATTTAGGCTTGAAAGTGAGGAATACACAAAGACAAAATGTCTTTCTTGCCATGCTCCTCATCAAGTTGACCCAGAAATAAAACCAACGCTTAGAGTTGAGTTTAGAGAGGATGGAGTTTCTTGTGTCGCATGCCACTTTAAGGAACAAACAAAAGCCATGCACGGACCACACAAGGTATGGTCACCACCCCATCCTTCAAAACAAGACATTAACTACGCAAAATCCTTTTTCTGTGCTGGATGCCACCAAGAAACATACAAAGAATGGCACTTGACGAAGGTTCAAAAGTCCTGTCAGGATTGCCACATGCCCTCTATTGGGAACAAAAGACTTGTCCAGAAGTTCCCCTTTGAATACTTCCATACTAAAAAGCCAAGACACGACCATAGCTTTCCAGCAGGCATAGCAAAGCCCGAAGATATACAAATTGAGCTGGAAAGGGCAGAAAACCTTAGGTTGAAAATAACCAATGTGGGAGTTCCCCATAACCTCCCCACCGCAGACCAAGGAGACCCAAAGCTCTATATTATAGTAGATGCGGAATTACCCAATGGAGAGTCTTCCAGAATAGTTAGAGTTTTATCCTATCAGGCAAAGAATGCCCTCGTATACGGAATCCCTACCTACATTGAACTTCCTTGGCGGGAAGTGGAGAGCCTAAAGGTAAGCCTTCAAAGAAGGCTAAGCTGGAAAGAGGAAAGGGAAAAGATAAAGGAGGTCACTTTTAAGTAG
- a CDS encoding ABC transporter ATP-binding protein → MRIVELRGVKKSIGQEQILKGIDLEVYSGEFVAIIGVSGSGKSSMLYIMGLLDRPTEGEVLFEGQVVDFSDEKKLSEIRNKKIGFVFQFHYLLPEFTLLENVMLPAIKMGMERKQAEERAYELLRALGLGGKERRRIFQISGGEMQRVAIARALMNKPSVILADEPTGNLDSKNTQAVMEIFKEINSQGTTIVMVTHELELAEQARRVVEMRDGEILR, encoded by the coding sequence ATGAGGATAGTAGAGTTAAGAGGTGTAAAAAAGTCTATAGGTCAAGAGCAGATACTTAAGGGCATAGACCTTGAGGTATACAGTGGAGAGTTTGTTGCCATAATAGGGGTAAGTGGCTCTGGTAAAAGCTCCATGCTCTACATTATGGGTCTTCTTGACAGACCTACAGAGGGCGAGGTCTTATTTGAAGGTCAAGTGGTTGATTTTTCCGACGAGAAAAAGCTATCGGAGATAAGAAACAAAAAAATAGGTTTTGTTTTTCAGTTTCATTATCTACTTCCCGAGTTTACCCTTTTGGAAAATGTTATGCTACCTGCCATAAAGATGGGTATGGAAAGAAAGCAAGCGGAGGAGAGAGCTTATGAGCTTTTGAGGGCTTTGGGGCTTGGTGGAAAGGAAAGGAGAAGGATTTTTCAGATATCTGGCGGTGAGATGCAAAGGGTTGCCATAGCAAGGGCTCTTATGAATAAGCCTTCTGTGATACTTGCGGATGAACCAACGGGAAACTTAGATAGCAAAAACACCCAAGCGGTCATGGAGATATTCAAAGAGATAAACTCTCAAGGCACTACCATAGTGATGGTAACCCACGAGCTTGAATTGGCGGAGCAAGCTAGAAGGGTGGTGGAGATGAGGGATGGTGAAATTTTAAGATAA
- a CDS encoding potassium channel family protein — protein sequence MKKVFGVIGLGRFGFNVAKTLAEGGAEVIACDIDEEKVKQISELVHQAFILDATDEKALKESGIANADTVIVSIGENIEASILVVVQLMELGIKEIIAKAVNPLHGRILERLGVSRVIHPERDMAIRLAHSLLVGGFIEEIPIAENYSIFEMKPPQRLHNKTLKELDLRRKYDVTVLAIKRGDKFIVNPSAEEVIVQDDILVVLGRREKIGVL from the coding sequence ATGAAAAAGGTCTTTGGAGTTATAGGGCTCGGTAGGTTTGGTTTTAATGTGGCAAAAACCCTTGCAGAAGGCGGTGCGGAAGTTATAGCTTGTGATATAGATGAGGAAAAAGTCAAACAAATATCGGAGCTTGTTCATCAAGCCTTTATATTGGATGCAACTGACGAGAAGGCTCTTAAAGAATCTGGCATTGCCAATGCGGATACGGTAATAGTGAGCATTGGTGAAAACATAGAGGCAAGTATATTGGTAGTAGTCCAACTTATGGAGCTTGGGATAAAGGAGATAATAGCCAAGGCGGTAAACCCTCTCCATGGAAGAATACTTGAAAGGCTTGGAGTAAGCAGGGTCATACACCCTGAAAGGGATATGGCTATAAGACTTGCTCATTCCCTTCTTGTAGGTGGGTTTATAGAGGAAATACCCATAGCGGAAAACTACAGCATCTTTGAGATGAAACCGCCACAGAGACTGCACAACAAAACCCTTAAGGAGCTTGACTTAAGAAGAAAATACGATGTGACAGTCCTTGCCATAAAGAGAGGCGACAAGTTCATAGTCAACCCATCAGCTGAAGAGGTAATAGTTCAAGATGACATTCTGGTAGTGTTAGGCAGGAGGGAGAAGATAGGGGTTCTGTGA